From a single Apium graveolens cultivar Ventura chromosome 2, ASM990537v1, whole genome shotgun sequence genomic region:
- the LOC141695681 gene encoding uncharacterized protein LOC141695681: MLMFVEAINDSYIDIIKIGPPYPMEIVAMSAYAPEHYVRKERSKCSDPEKAAILKDAKVMNILHNSTENVMSNRVIAYKTAKKIWDVLETQCQGTMEIKKNGRVVLVQEYEKFDTKADESIIDIYDRFLTLLNDLLLVGKEYE, encoded by the coding sequence ATGCTGATGTTCGTTGAAGCTATTAATGATTCATATATTGATATCATCAAAATAGGACCTCCATACCCTATGGAAATTGTGGCTATGTCTGCGTATGCTCCTGAACACTATGTCAGGAAGGAAAGATCAAAGTGCTCAGATCCGGAAAAAGCTGCAATACTTAAGGATGCTAAAGTCATGAATATTTTACACAATAGTACGGAGAATGTGATGTCAAATAGAGTGATTGCctacaagactgcaaagaagatatgggatgTCTTGGAGACACAATGCCAAGGTACAATGGAAATAAAAAAGAATGGAAGAGTTGTTCTTGTGCAAGAATATGAGAAATTTGATACCAAGGCTGATGAGTCTATTATTGATATATATGATAGATTTCTAACACTATTGAATGATCTATTattggttggaaaagaatatGAATGA